Part of the Lysobacter enzymogenes genome is shown below.
AGGCCAGATGCGCATCGACCAGGGTGTAGCCGTCGGTCGGGGTTTCGTTGACCGCGACCTTGTCCTGCTTCATGTAGCGGGTCGCGCCGAGCGAGGCGCGCCAGCTGTCGGCGTCCCAGCGCAGCTCGCCGCCGAAACGGCCCGGCGCGATCCGCGGCAGGTTGCCGCCGCGGTCGAGCTTGGCGCGCACGGTGTCGCCGAACACGCGCACATCGAACTTGCCGGCGTCGCCGTCGAACAGATGGGCGATGGCCTCGCCCTCGAAGCCGGTGAACTTGGCGTCGGCCTGGCTCCACTGGCGCACCGGGCTGTCTTCCTCGACTTCGCCGGTGTCGACCAGATAGATGAAGCCGTCGAAGCGGGTCTGGTACGCCGCGACCTTGGCCTCGAACTTGGCGCCGTGGTAATGCAGGCCGACTTCGAACTGGTCGGCGCGCTCCTTGCGCAGGTTCGCGTCGCCGATTTCGAACGAAGCGGTGGCCGCGTGCAGGCCGTGGGCGAACAGTTCTTCCTCGACCGGCGCGCGTTCGGCGCGGTCGAGGTTGACGCTCAGGCGCCAGGCTTCGTTGAACTTCCACAGCAGGCCGGCCGACAGGCTGACCGGCGTGAAATCGCGCTTGTCGCCGCCGTCCGGCGTGAGCTTGACCTTGTCCACGCGCGCGCCGAGCTCGAGCTTCAACGCATCCCACTCGCGCTGTTCGGTCAGGAACAGGCCGCCGGCGCGGGTCTTGGTGCGCGGCACGAACGCTTCCTCGCCGATCGCCTGGAAGGTGCGGTCGTAGCCCTGCACGCCGAGCGCGCCGGTCCAGCCGGCCAGCGGCTTGTGGGTCAGTTCGAAGCGGCCTTCGGTGGCGTCGTTGAGGAAGCGCGTGCCGACTTCCTGGCCTTCGAATTCGGTGTGCTCGTAGTTGGTGTGGGCCAGGCTCGCGCGCAGGCCGCTGAACACGCCGAATTCCTGGTTGACGCCGCCCTTGAGCTCGAACCGGCTCTGCTTCATGTCGATGTGCACGGGCGGCTCGCCTTCGGCGGGATTGCCCGGCTCGCCCGGATTGCCGTACTTGTCCTCGTAGCGCGAGGCGGCGAAGCCGAGGAAGCCCAGGTCGCCGACCAGCGACGCGCCGAGCGCGCCGGTCTTGGTGTCGATGCCGCTGTTGCGCTGGCGGCCCAGCGGGGTGTTGTAGTCGTCCTTGTTGCGGTACACGCCGTCGGCGTGCAGCACCAGCGCGCCGTCGGCGCCCGAAGCGTCGACGCGGGCCATGCCGGTGACGCCGTTGTCGACGGTGCTGCGACGGACCTCGGCGCGGCCGGACACGGTTTCGTCGAGCGGCTTCTCGGCGATGCGGCCGTCGACCACGTTGACCACGCCGCCGATCGCGCCGCTGCCGTAGAGCAGGGTCGCCGGGCCCTTGAGCACTTCGATCTGGTCGGCCAGGAACGGCTCGATCGCGACGTTGTGGTCCTGGCTGACGGTGGACACGTCCTGGGTCGCCAGGCCGCCGCTCATGACCGCGACGCGCGCGCCCTCCAGGCCGCGGATGATCGGCCGGCCGACGCCGGCGCCGAAGTTGGAGCTCTGCACGCCGGGCAGCTTGCCGACGGTTTCGCCGAGGGTGCTGCCGCGCGCTTCGTCGAGCTTGGCGCCGGCCAGCACTTCGACCGGCTGGGCCAGGTCTTCGGCGCTGCTCTTGAGCGGATTGGCGGTCACGACCACCGCGTCCAGGCTGGTAGCCTTGACGTGGCGCGTGTCGCTGGGATTGGGATTGGTGGCCGCCGCGTCCTGGGCAACGGCCTGGCCGAACGGCAGGGCCAGGGACAAAGCGAGAGCGAGCGCACTGCGGCGGGCGAGCGGGGAGACCACGATGGGGTTGGACATGAAAGAGCCGATTCTGAACTGGCGGGGGAGGTTGAAATGTTATAAAGTAACGCTACCTGATTGACAACCATCCCATAAGTCATCCCCCTCATGACGGCATTCCTTCGCGGCCTGCTCGACCGGATCGGCGCCCTCGGCTCGCTGGCCTGCGCGGTGCATTGCGCCGCCCTTCCGCTGTTGATCGCGGTGCTGCCCTCGCTGGGGCTGGCCGCCTGGTTCGGCGACAGCTTCGAGCTGGCGTTCGTGATCTTCGCCACCGCGCTGGGCTGCTTCAGCGTGATTTCGGGCTATCGCCGCCACCACGCGCTGCGCGCCCTGAGCCTGCTCGTGCCGGGCCTGGGCCTGCTCTGGGTCGGCGTGCTGTACGCGCCGCTGCACCATTCCCTGGTCCCGCACGCGGTCGCGATGACCATCGGCGGGGCCCTGGTCGGGCTGGCGCATCTGACCAATCTGCGCCTCAACCACGGCCACATCCACGACGCCAGCTGCGCCCACTGAGCGCCCCGGCCTACGCCGGAAACCGCTGCCGCACACCCGCGTCGCCGTCCCGGCGGCGCGCCGAACCCGCGTCACAGGCGCTTGTGCTAGGCTTCGCAGCCTCGCGCGCGAGCCTTCCGCGCCGAACACCGGGCTTCGCGACCCGGCCGCGGCGTTCGCGGCCTGCGCGGACCATCATTTCGAAACACCGAAACTCTCGATACAGGAGCACGACCATGGGTAAGGGCGACCGCAAGACCGCCAAGGGCAAGCGCTACAACTCCAGCTACGGCAACGC
Proteins encoded:
- a CDS encoding TonB-dependent receptor, with the translated sequence MSNPIVVSPLARRSALALALSLALPFGQAVAQDAAATNPNPSDTRHVKATSLDAVVVTANPLKSSAEDLAQPVEVLAGAKLDEARGSTLGETVGKLPGVQSSNFGAGVGRPIIRGLEGARVAVMSGGLATQDVSTVSQDHNVAIEPFLADQIEVLKGPATLLYGSGAIGGVVNVVDGRIAEKPLDETVSGRAEVRRSTVDNGVTGMARVDASGADGALVLHADGVYRNKDDYNTPLGRQRNSGIDTKTGALGASLVGDLGFLGFAASRYEDKYGNPGEPGNPAEGEPPVHIDMKQSRFELKGGVNQEFGVFSGLRASLAHTNYEHTEFEGQEVGTRFLNDATEGRFELTHKPLAGWTGALGVQGYDRTFQAIGEEAFVPRTKTRAGGLFLTEQREWDALKLELGARVDKVKLTPDGGDKRDFTPVSLSAGLLWKFNEAWRLSVNLDRAERAPVEEELFAHGLHAATASFEIGDANLRKERADQFEVGLHYHGAKFEAKVAAYQTRFDGFIYLVDTGEVEEDSPVRQWSQADAKFTGFEGEAIAHLFDGDAGKFDVRVFGDTVRAKLDRGGNLPRIAPGRFGGELRWDADSWRASLGATRYMKQDKVAVNETPTDGYTLVDAHLAYHWDAGNLGYELFLDGNNLTNQEARVHTSFLKDTVVLPGRGVDFGVRVFF
- a CDS encoding MerC domain-containing protein, producing MPLMTAFLRGLLDRIGALGSLACAVHCAALPLLIAVLPSLGLAAWFGDSFELAFVIFATALGCFSVISGYRRHHALRALSLLVPGLGLLWVGVLYAPLHHSLVPHAVAMTIGGALVGLAHLTNLRLNHGHIHDASCAH